A stretch of Desulfotalea psychrophila LSv54 DNA encodes these proteins:
- a CDS encoding polyprenyl synthetase family protein, whose amino-acid sequence MTDSIELIQGIGREGMQVNRYIAEDIALLRGSMEPLLCDILEYGLLSGGKRIRPLLVLMAARLCGNNGLETYRLATGFEYLHAATLFHDDIIDHSDLRRGQESIAKKFGMEAAILAGDFLHTRAMIFVGEMVGAEGLRRFGKATSAMVDGEFLQLRNAQEYNISELDYYRAVMGKTGVLIAAACELGALYGGGSEAEIAALRSYGEKLGSAFQIVDDLLDYQGDTALTGKAVGNDLAEGKMTLPLILALSQAKKRGDTPAVCRVEKILADENLRAESFTEISAFIEKYNGFAEARDHAEADISFACQQLHIFKSRDIQDEMNLLVGLGHYILSRKK is encoded by the coding sequence ATGACAGACAGTATAGAATTGATCCAAGGGATTGGCAGAGAGGGAATGCAGGTTAATCGTTATATTGCAGAGGATATAGCTCTACTCCGCGGGTCCATGGAGCCCCTGCTCTGTGATATCCTTGAATATGGCCTCCTCTCGGGCGGCAAGAGAATCAGGCCACTGCTGGTCTTAATGGCGGCCAGGCTCTGCGGCAACAACGGGCTGGAAACATATCGATTGGCCACAGGATTTGAGTATCTGCATGCGGCAACGCTTTTTCACGATGATATCATTGACCACTCTGATCTGCGACGTGGTCAGGAATCCATCGCTAAAAAATTTGGGATGGAGGCCGCCATCCTGGCCGGAGATTTCCTCCACACCAGGGCCATGATCTTTGTCGGCGAGATGGTGGGAGCAGAGGGACTTCGCCGTTTTGGCAAGGCCACCAGTGCCATGGTCGATGGTGAATTCTTACAGCTACGCAATGCCCAGGAGTATAATATTTCAGAGCTTGATTATTATAGAGCTGTTATGGGCAAAACGGGGGTACTTATTGCCGCCGCCTGTGAACTGGGAGCGCTTTACGGAGGGGGCAGTGAGGCAGAGATAGCTGCCCTGCGTAGCTATGGAGAAAAATTGGGCTCTGCCTTTCAGATTGTCGACGACCTCCTCGACTACCAGGGGGATACAGCGTTGACAGGCAAGGCCGTGGGCAATGATCTTGCCGAGGGCAAGATGACCCTGCCCCTTATTCTGGCCCTTAGCCAAGCAAAAAAACGGGGCGATACCCCCGCTGTTTGCCGGGTGGAGAAGATCCTGGCAGACGAGAACCTACGGGCAGAATCTTTTACAGAAATATCCGCCTTTATAGAGAAATATAATGGCTTTGCCGAGGCCAGAGACCATGCCGAGGCTGATATCAGCTTTGCCTGTCAGCAGTTACATATTTTTAAGAGCAGAGATATACAGGACGAAATGAACCTGTTGGTTGGCCTTGGCCACTATATCCTCTCCCGAAAAAAATAA
- a CDS encoding ATP-dependent DNA helicase, whose protein sequence is MEDFFGENGRLAGLIDHYQPRSGQQEMAQAVSRSLMDSNDPDPHAVSAPPRVLVVEAETGIGKTLAYLLPAVISGKRVVVSTATRNLQDQIIHKEIPLLEKMFGGRVSAQCVKGRQNYLCLYKWYQHRSSAQLSLIAQDDEDKIEQWLASTVTGDRAELHWLADDASLWHKISSQSDQCLGSECPEQENCFISRLRRRAAAARILIVNHHLFFSDLALKKEGYGEILPRYQAVIFDEAHHLEDIATTFFAKSFSSYQLRDILSDAERLGDKILVSDEHKNLLSRLSGMRVRLNAFMHVFPKKRGKTALKELVTEYGQEAWQQEVELLATGIAKLIVALTDLHFKGEGWQTLVRRCQECHDNLRLTGLARDTTSSNYVHWFEHREKSIVLSVTPISVAKELNEFLYAGVESTIMTSATLSIGEKFDYLRERLGLPADTKYLRFASPFAYKEQALLYIPEGGFPETNAPDYGQKSCERILQILEQSRGRALILFTSFSAMERAATWLTDKIDYRMLVQGRHSRKHLLEEFKADRDSVLLAVASFWEGIDVAGEALSCVIIDKLPFEVPTDPVIQARMEYIKAAGGNPFMDFQVPRAVLTLRQGVGRLMRSDRDRGLITILDIRLFSKFYGKRFLRSLPPAPVTRSLDEVKKFFSTEKTL, encoded by the coding sequence TTGGAAGATTTTTTTGGTGAAAATGGCAGACTGGCAGGGCTGATCGACCACTATCAGCCCCGCAGTGGTCAGCAAGAGATGGCCCAGGCGGTGAGTAGATCACTGATGGACAGCAACGACCCGGATCCCCATGCGGTCTCTGCCCCCCCCAGGGTACTGGTGGTGGAGGCGGAAACGGGTATTGGCAAAACCCTTGCCTACCTCCTGCCCGCCGTTATTTCCGGCAAGAGGGTGGTTGTTTCAACAGCTACCCGCAACCTGCAGGATCAGATTATCCATAAGGAGATACCCCTCCTGGAGAAGATGTTTGGCGGCAGAGTTTCTGCCCAATGCGTTAAGGGCCGACAAAACTACCTCTGTCTCTATAAATGGTACCAACATAGAAGTAGCGCCCAACTCTCCCTCATAGCCCAGGATGATGAGGATAAAATTGAACAGTGGCTGGCCAGCACCGTAACCGGGGATCGGGCAGAGCTACACTGGCTTGCCGATGATGCCTCCCTCTGGCATAAGATCTCTTCCCAGTCTGACCAATGCCTCGGCAGTGAATGTCCCGAACAGGAAAACTGCTTTATTAGCCGCCTACGCAGGCGAGCAGCGGCGGCCCGCATCCTCATCGTCAATCACCATCTCTTCTTTTCTGATCTGGCCCTGAAAAAAGAGGGCTATGGCGAGATACTGCCACGCTATCAGGCAGTGATCTTTGATGAAGCCCATCATCTGGAAGATATTGCCACCACCTTTTTTGCCAAGAGCTTTAGCTCCTATCAGCTCCGTGATATTCTCAGCGACGCAGAGCGACTTGGTGACAAGATTCTTGTCAGCGATGAGCATAAAAATCTCCTCTCTCGCCTCAGCGGCATGCGTGTTCGTCTTAATGCCTTTATGCACGTTTTCCCTAAAAAACGGGGGAAAACAGCCCTTAAAGAGTTAGTAACAGAGTACGGCCAAGAGGCATGGCAGCAGGAGGTTGAACTGTTAGCCACAGGGATAGCAAAACTGATAGTGGCCCTTACCGATCTCCATTTTAAAGGTGAAGGATGGCAGACCCTGGTCCGCCGTTGTCAGGAGTGCCACGATAACCTGCGCCTGACGGGGCTCGCACGCGATACCACCAGCAGCAACTATGTACACTGGTTCGAGCATAGAGAAAAATCCATTGTCCTGTCGGTGACCCCCATCTCCGTTGCCAAAGAGTTAAATGAATTTTTATACGCCGGAGTTGAATCTACCATAATGACCTCGGCAACCCTCTCCATAGGGGAAAAATTTGATTATCTCCGAGAGAGGCTGGGCCTGCCAGCTGACACCAAATATCTCCGTTTTGCCTCACCCTTTGCCTATAAAGAGCAGGCCCTGCTCTATATACCCGAAGGAGGATTTCCAGAGACCAATGCCCCCGACTATGGACAGAAGAGTTGCGAGAGAATATTGCAGATACTGGAACAGAGTCGTGGTCGAGCCCTGATCCTCTTCACCAGTTTTTCTGCCATGGAGAGGGCTGCCACCTGGCTTACGGATAAAATTGACTATCGCATGCTGGTTCAAGGCCGTCACTCACGCAAACACCTGCTGGAAGAGTTTAAGGCGGATAGAGACTCCGTCCTCCTGGCCGTTGCCAGTTTTTGGGAGGGTATTGATGTGGCAGGTGAGGCTCTGAGTTGTGTTATTATTGACAAACTCCCCTTTGAAGTGCCAACTGACCCTGTCATCCAGGCCAGAATGGAGTATATTAAGGCGGCCGGTGGTAATCCCTTCATGGATTTCCAGGTGCCACGGGCAGTACTGACCCTGCGCCAAGGCGTTGGCCGCCTAATGCGTTCTGACCGGGATCGGGGTCTCATTACCATTCTGGACATTCGTCTCTTCTCAAAATTTTATGGTAAGAGATTCCTGCGCAGTTTGCCACCGGCACCCGTGACCAGGTCCCTTGATGAGGTAAAGAAATTCTTTAGCACGGAAAAAACATTATAA
- a CDS encoding porin — translation MKKIIAAAAGLMLAGTMVSTAVAGIEFSGDARARYYYQSDYNLGAVASSDDQADHWNSRVRLKMRGTTAGGSYAVLKTRVDTVWGNEPGISDDNGGDTFQMYEAYVGVPMGCTLLTAGRQQLSLTTGFWNDAYIDNARLTWASEGTTVVGLYGVLNSLDNQGTSIIGTPAYNANDAENRIYVLGWNQEWNDVWSSKLGASYTQLDLSLTDGVASPNNPDARSENGGLILNAAAAGQAGPVALTAELGWQQDGFSASDDMNGLTTETGDDGYGAYVTAGMDFDAVNVTFLGGFAMDGYAFDAPVGFVMIAGDNQITPGAINNIGAFGADDIAVDTYFAGFKTSYQATETLGLGLNLAYANMETSNNVMLVAGGTEDSTSVYEISATAAYTINDGTMVYARAGYMDVDEMEDPAFGFGMSLELAF, via the coding sequence ATGAAAAAAATTATCGCTGCTGCTGCAGGCCTTATGCTTGCTGGCACCATGGTATCCACCGCTGTTGCTGGAATCGAATTTTCTGGTGACGCTCGTGCCCGTTACTACTACCAAAGTGACTACAACTTGGGTGCTGTTGCCAGTTCTGATGACCAAGCTGATCACTGGAACTCCCGTGTACGTTTGAAAATGAGAGGCACCACCGCTGGTGGTTCTTATGCGGTTTTGAAAACCCGTGTAGATACTGTTTGGGGCAACGAGCCAGGTATTTCTGATGACAATGGTGGCGATACCTTCCAAATGTATGAAGCCTATGTTGGTGTACCCATGGGTTGCACCCTCCTCACCGCAGGTCGTCAACAGCTCTCCCTTACCACCGGTTTCTGGAACGATGCCTATATCGACAATGCTCGTCTCACCTGGGCCTCTGAGGGCACCACCGTTGTCGGTCTCTATGGTGTGCTAAACTCTTTGGACAATCAAGGAACTAGTATCATTGGGACCCCAGCTTACAACGCTAATGATGCAGAAAATCGCATCTACGTTCTTGGCTGGAACCAAGAGTGGAACGACGTATGGTCTTCCAAGCTTGGTGCATCTTACACCCAGCTTGATTTGAGCCTTACCGATGGCGTTGCAAGTCCTAATAACCCTGATGCCCGAAGTGAGAATGGCGGTCTTATCCTGAATGCTGCTGCTGCAGGTCAGGCTGGTCCCGTTGCCCTTACCGCTGAGCTTGGCTGGCAGCAAGATGGTTTCTCTGCCTCTGATGACATGAATGGTCTTACTACTGAGACTGGCGATGATGGTTACGGTGCTTATGTAACTGCTGGCATGGACTTTGACGCTGTTAACGTAACCTTTCTTGGTGGTTTTGCCATGGACGGTTATGCCTTTGATGCCCCAGTTGGTTTTGTTATGATCGCTGGTGATAATCAAATCACCCCAGGTGCCATTAACAATATCGGTGCATTTGGTGCTGATGATATTGCTGTTGATACCTACTTTGCCGGTTTCAAGACCTCTTACCAGGCCACCGAGACCCTTGGTCTTGGCTTGAACCTCGCCTATGCCAACATGGAAACCAGCAATAACGTCATGCTTGTTGCCGGTGGCACTGAGGACTCTACCTCTGTCTACGAGATCTCTGCAACTGCTGCCTACACCATCAACGACGGCACCATGGTCTATGCCCGTGCCGGTTACATGGACGTAGATGAGATGGAAGATCCTGCTTTCGGTTTTGGTATGTCTCTTGAGCTTGCATTCTAA
- a CDS encoding transposase, with translation MIYMQLSKSGQIAQKTLLAIPVHFSFVNLDEFVIMPNHLHAIIILERPDTDHLPIYRVSGGTTKSKNPMLYKNLSTIVRWYKGRVTFEVHKFDRQFAWQARFYEQIIRNEKRLQLTREYIVSNSQNWQKS, from the coding sequence ATGATATATATGCAATTATCGAAATCGGGCCAAATAGCGCAAAAAACTTTGTTGGCAATCCCTGTTCACTTTTCCTTTGTCAACCTGGATGAATTTGTCATAATGCCAAATCATCTACACGCCATTATTATACTTGAAAGACCTGATACGGATCACCTACCGATTTATCGCGTCTCTGGTGGTACAACAAAAAGCAAAAATCCAATGTTATATAAAAATTTATCGACCATTGTTCGTTGGTATAAGGGCAGGGTTACATTTGAAGTGCATAAATTCGACAGGCAATTTGCATGGCAGGCACGATTTTATGAGCAGATAATTCGTAATGAAAAGAGACTGCAACTGACAAGAGAATATATTGTGAGCAATTCTCAGAATTGGCAAAAATCATAA
- a CDS encoding FG-GAP repeat domain-containing protein, whose amino-acid sequence MPRLFLPLFVALAVLFSSLPLWAEEEVAVSKVLFLPLDGTNAGKYSPLVNGIGSMLASQLASKDRIIAVDYNLKQQEIKALTVAGKSVTGQNLDIDYVVRGSVYALENGISLQVKVVPINGTGSKQNFSEKAAEEKDIFSAVDLMATKIGTDVFGYQEQAKRDVSAAMGMAGFATSHPEREYKKGLLSGGSLYGSNQLSTTVAIKNIRRTPKLPMEMVGMAVGDFNGDGQDDMVYASRQKLLFYTQKAQRFTQLGEYTLSTRSKINAISAADYDGDGRDELYISSNFGAKARSEILSITAGTVQPLMTIDGWYLQPIEKPGSGLLLLGQRGSTKRADSYLLPGVYQLDVAKDFSSFQKGEEISLPKGTTLFSFAWADLTANGKAELLVLDRRERLLIYDGDNQLLHVSLDNYGGSTNFFGIGLGKLTDQPLIGQNEDLDNFGNWNYIPTRIITTDIDGDGRSEIIVGSNRREEFVSSGREKEKKRKAKKEGKTDNEEAKGMVNAIFDFFPNMRSYEGGTVACLSYTDGALRDVWRTKAISGYIPDYSYRIATVKDEMGQDKEVVHLSIAKNIDSTFLGFGSSDESQAIVYEFSYKEQTEKP is encoded by the coding sequence ATGCCTCGTCTATTCCTACCTCTCTTTGTAGCCCTTGCCGTGCTGTTTTCTTCCCTGCCACTCTGGGCTGAAGAAGAGGTCGCTGTTTCTAAAGTACTTTTTCTCCCCTTAGATGGCACTAATGCGGGCAAATATAGCCCCCTGGTCAATGGCATAGGTTCTATGCTAGCCAGTCAACTGGCAAGTAAAGATCGTATAATCGCCGTTGACTACAATCTAAAGCAACAGGAGATCAAAGCCCTCACCGTCGCCGGCAAGAGTGTCACAGGGCAGAACCTCGATATTGATTATGTGGTTCGTGGCTCAGTTTATGCGTTGGAAAATGGCATCTCCCTACAGGTAAAGGTTGTGCCCATAAATGGGACAGGTAGCAAACAAAATTTTTCTGAGAAGGCCGCAGAAGAGAAGGATATCTTTTCCGCCGTTGATCTGATGGCCACAAAAATTGGGACGGATGTCTTTGGCTATCAGGAACAGGCAAAACGGGATGTGTCAGCAGCCATGGGCATGGCGGGCTTTGCGACAAGCCATCCGGAACGTGAATATAAAAAGGGTCTCTTAAGTGGCGGTTCCCTCTACGGTAGCAACCAGCTGAGCACCACTGTCGCTATAAAAAATATTCGTCGTACCCCGAAACTGCCCATGGAGATGGTGGGTATGGCCGTGGGCGATTTTAATGGCGATGGTCAGGACGATATGGTCTACGCCTCCCGGCAAAAACTTCTCTTTTATACCCAAAAGGCACAACGCTTCACTCAGCTAGGTGAGTATACGCTTTCAACCAGAAGTAAAATAAATGCCATATCTGCGGCTGACTATGATGGTGACGGTCGGGATGAGCTCTATATCAGCAGCAACTTCGGCGCCAAGGCCCGTTCTGAAATCCTCTCCATCACAGCAGGCACTGTTCAACCCCTGATGACAATAGACGGCTGGTATCTACAGCCCATTGAAAAGCCAGGTAGTGGCCTCCTCCTCCTTGGCCAGAGGGGATCAACAAAACGGGCCGACAGTTACCTTCTGCCCGGCGTCTACCAACTGGATGTGGCAAAAGACTTTAGCTCCTTCCAGAAAGGAGAAGAGATCTCTCTACCTAAGGGCACCACCCTCTTCTCTTTTGCCTGGGCAGACCTGACAGCTAATGGCAAGGCAGAGTTGCTGGTGCTCGATAGACGGGAGAGACTGCTTATCTATGACGGAGACAACCAGCTCCTCCATGTCAGTCTGGACAACTATGGTGGCAGTACCAACTTCTTCGGTATTGGTCTGGGCAAACTCACCGACCAACCCCTGATCGGCCAAAATGAAGACCTTGATAACTTTGGCAACTGGAACTACATCCCCACCAGAATTATCACCACCGATATAGATGGCGATGGCAGAAGCGAAATCATTGTCGGCTCTAACCGTCGTGAAGAATTTGTCAGCTCGGGCCGGGAAAAAGAGAAGAAGAGAAAGGCAAAAAAAGAGGGCAAGACCGACAATGAAGAGGCAAAGGGGATGGTCAATGCCATCTTCGACTTCTTCCCCAATATGCGTAGCTATGAGGGAGGCACCGTTGCCTGCCTGAGCTATACGGATGGAGCCTTACGAGATGTATGGCGAACCAAGGCCATTAGCGGCTATATCCCAGACTATAGCTACCGTATTGCCACCGTTAAAGACGAAATGGGCCAGGACAAAGAGGTGGTACATCTCTCTATTGCTAAAAACATCGATAGCACCTTTCTCGGTTTTGGCAGCAGCGATGAATCGCAGGCTATTGTTTATGAGTTCAGCTATAAAGAGCAGACCGAAAAACCGTAG